In Nicotiana tabacum cultivar K326 chromosome 2, ASM71507v2, whole genome shotgun sequence, the following proteins share a genomic window:
- the LOC107824633 gene encoding protein VACUOLELESS GAMETOPHYTES, translating to MAPLRKNTIQHFTHPEHSLTEYDSNTGYLCDGCKIPGIGKRYRCHGCEFDLHEYCGTCPTILSSFMHPYHSLKLVVRKPQGNRQFDRICNVCCDSVEGLFYRCEICEFDVHPLCTQLPETLRHVLHQAHPLRLLGSSEAGTCAVCRGACNASTWRYRCQLCKFDIHMGCLVVQCEKKTTWLGITTYVPPSVFPHGGNGRRIGKIMFVLVKILAMSVLIFGL from the exons ATGGCACCTCTCAGAAAGAACACAATACAACATTTTACACACCCAGAACATTCATTAACAGAGTATGATTCCAACACTGGATATCTATGTGATGGTTGCAAAATCCCTGGCATAGGTAAAAGATATCGCTGCCATGGCTGCGAATTTGACCTGCATGAATACTGTGGAACATGCCcaacaattctttcttcttttatgcATCCGTACCATTCGCTCAAGCTCGTCGTCCGCAAGCCACAAGGCAATCGCCAATTCGACCGCATCTGCAACGTCTGCTGCGATTCTGTTGAAGGCCTTTTTTATCGGTGTGAGATTTGTGAATTCGATGTCCACCCTCTCTGTACTCAGTTGCCTGAAACTCTGCGCCATGTCTTGCATCAG GCCCATCCTTTAAGGCTTCTAGGCTCGTCCGAAGCAGGAACCTGTGCTGTTTGTAGAGGAGCATGTAACGCTTCTACATGGCGTTATAGGTGTCAACTATGTAAATTCGATATTCATATGGGTTGTCTTGTGGTACAAtgtgaaaagaaaacaacatggCTAGGAATCACGACGTACGTTCCACCTTCTGTATTTCCTCATGGTGGAAATGGTAGACGGATTGGGAAAATTATGTTTGTGTTGGTGAAAATACTTGCAATGTCTGTATTAATATTTGGGCtgtga